A single genomic interval of Stieleria maiorica harbors:
- a CDS encoding class I SAM-dependent methyltransferase, with the protein MFPVIIHRSRRLYHYFSNAINVLARVAIEMPYQEHVEQLLSARNAVGEERFVAQQLLELHQAAAQRERVTILELGVDQGQSTRVFLNAIADKEHSALVSVDVRDCSNAARSGQWTFVQSDSSDTERVFEAAGILKEGIDILYVDSLHTADHVYKEVYGYYPYLNKGAVIFFDDIDSAPYMMGQRKDSVSTEIANRDILSLVESIFMANLKDLDLTIFRGSTGLARLAKRSEKGATLAQPKYCKKRNNRRAWQVIYRLIGKTSYRHGVSTPNPA; encoded by the coding sequence GTGTTTCCAGTCATCATTCATCGCTCCAGACGGCTGTATCACTATTTTTCAAACGCAATAAATGTCCTAGCGAGGGTTGCGATCGAAATGCCATACCAGGAACACGTTGAACAATTGCTGTCTGCGAGAAACGCGGTTGGCGAGGAACGTTTTGTTGCACAACAGCTGTTGGAGCTCCATCAAGCCGCCGCGCAGAGAGAGCGCGTTACGATACTTGAGTTGGGCGTTGATCAAGGCCAAAGCACAAGGGTGTTTCTGAATGCGATTGCCGACAAGGAGCACTCGGCTCTAGTGTCAGTGGACGTCCGCGATTGTTCCAATGCGGCGCGGTCGGGGCAGTGGACCTTTGTGCAATCTGATTCCTCGGATACCGAACGAGTTTTTGAAGCAGCTGGGATTCTGAAGGAAGGAATCGACATCTTATACGTGGATTCGCTGCATACTGCCGATCATGTCTACAAAGAAGTTTACGGCTATTACCCTTACTTGAACAAAGGTGCTGTGATCTTCTTTGACGACATTGACAGCGCTCCCTACATGATGGGGCAAAGGAAAGACAGCGTATCCACGGAAATTGCAAACCGTGACATCTTGTCCTTGGTCGAGTCCATCTTCATGGCCAACTTAAAGGACTTGGATTTGACTATTTTTCGCGGTTCGACCGGGCTCGCCCGTCTGGCCAAACGCAGTGAAAAAGGAGCGACATTGGCACAGCCGAAGTATTGCAAAAAACGCAACAATCGGCGGGCGTGGCAAGTGATTTACAGGCTAATCGGCAAAACGTCGTACCGCCACGGCGTGAGCACGCCGAATCCAGCTTAA